One window of the Zea mays cultivar B73 chromosome 3, Zm-B73-REFERENCE-NAM-5.0, whole genome shotgun sequence genome contains the following:
- the LOC100286211 gene encoding uncharacterized protein LOC100286211 encodes MALFAAARRAAASSVPVLLRASASSGSHRSAVLLRPLAAAVAPPKPRAMPFSSAPATRPSSDAELLSVIDSEIKYAEDCDDHDRVEEIPENFPFKISDEKGTNAVTLKRTYQGEQIEVVVHMPSLVTGDEPDHDRDGEDEDTAGDDNDEDEGQKPEQSSIPLTVTISKGDGPVLEFTCTAYPDEVIIDSMSVTQQSGDDERDMIAYEGPDFNDLDENLQREFHRYLDLRGISPRTTNFLHLYMINKDSREYLLWLRKLKDFFKQ; translated from the exons ATGGCCCTCTTTGCTGCCGCACGCCGCGCCGCGGCCTCCTCCGTGCCCGTTCTCCTCCGTGCCTCCGCCTCCTCGGGGTCCCACCGCAGCGCCGTCCTGCTCCGGCCCCTCGCTGCCGCCGTGGCGCCGCCGAAGCCCCGCGCGATGCCGTTCTCCTCGGCGCCCGCGACGAGACCCAGCTCCGACGCCGAGCTACTCAGCGTCATCGACTCCGAGATCAAGTACGCCGAGGACTGCGATGACCACGACAGG GTTGAGGAGATTCCAGAAAATTTCCCTTTCAAAATCAGCGACGAGAAGGGGACGAATGCAGTTACCCTTAAAAGAACATATCAGGGTGAGCAGATTGAGGTTGTGGTTCACATGCCCAGCCTTGTCACTGGAGATGAGCCTGATCATGACCGTGATGGTGAGGATGAGGACACGGCGGGAGATGACAATGACGAAGATGAAGGCCAGAAGCCTGAACAGTCAAGCATTCCTCTCACAGTCACTATATCCAAGGGTGACGGTCCTGTTCTTGAATTCACCTGCACTGCCTATCCTGACGAGGTCATCATCGACTCCATGTCTGTGACACAACAATCAGGGGATGATGAACGTGACATGATTGCATATGAGGGTCCTGATTTCAA TGACCTTGATGAGAACCTGCAGAGGGAATTCCACAGGTACCTGGATCTGCGTGGCATTTCACCCAGGACCACAAATTTCTTGCACCTGTACATGATCAACAAGGACAGCCGTGAGTACCTGCTCTGGCTGAGAAAGCTGAAGGATTTCTTCAAGCAGTAG
- the LOC100193742 gene encoding uncharacterized protein LOC100193742, producing the protein MQTEARVGVVVDGGAAVGRCQEQRHIGTAAHLAAGGFAGAVSKTCTAPLARLTILFQVAGMHSDVATLRKCSIWHEASRIFREEGIEAFWKGNLVTIVHRLPYSAISFYSYERYKNLLQTVPGLDRDSNNVGVVRLLGGGLAGITAASLTYPLDVVRTRLATQKTTRYYKGIFHAVSTICRDEGVKGLYKGLGATLLGVGPSIAISFSVYESLRSYWQMERPHDSTAVVSLFSGSLSGIASSTATFPLDLVKRRMQLQGAAGTASVQKSTISGTVRDILQREGLRGFYRGIAPEYLKVVPSVGIAFMTYETLKGLLSSIDIDDES; encoded by the exons ATGCAGACGGAGGCGCGCGTGGGCGTCGTCGTcgacggcggcgccgccgtggGCCGGTGCCAGGAGCAGCGCCACATCGGCACGGCGGCGCACCTCGCCGCCGGAGGCTTCGCGGGCGCCGTCAGCAAGACGTGCACCGCCCCCCTCGCGCGGCTCACCATCCTCTTCCAG GTAGCTGGTATGCATTCAGATGTTGCGACTCTAAGGAAGTGTAGCATATGGCATGAGGCTTCACGAATTTTTCGAGAAGAAGGGATTGAAGCCTTTTGGAAAGGAAATCTAGTGACAATTGTACATCGCTTGCCTTATTCTGCCATCAGCTTCTATTCGTATGAGCGCTACAAAAAT CTTCTCCAAACGGTTCCTGGCCTGGATAGAGACTCAAATAATGTTGGTGTTGTACGTTTGCTTGGTGGTGGTTTGGCGGGAATAACTGCTGCATCTTTAACTTACCCGTTGGATGTTGTTCGTACTCGCTTGGCGACGCAG AAAACCACTAGGTATTACAAGGGCATCTTCCATGCGGTGTCCACAATTTGTAGAGACGAGGGTGTCAAAGGATTGTATAAAGGCCTTGGGGCCACGTTATTG GGAGTTGGACCTAGTATAGCAATCAGCTTTTCTGTCTATGAATCACTAAGGTCTTATTGGCAAATGGAAAG GCCCCATGATTCAACTGCAGTTGTTAGCTTGTTTTCTGGGAGTCTATCTGGTATTGCATCATCTACAG CCACATTTCCCCTTGATCTTGTAAAGCGACGGATGCAACTTCAAGGAGCAGCTGGGACAGCGTCCGTCCAGAAATCAACCATATCTGGAACTGTCCGTGATATCTTGCAGAGAGAAGGTCTCCGTGGCTTCTACAGAGGTATCGCCCCTGAGTACCTCAAGGTCGTTCCTAGTGTTGGAATCGCCTTCATGACATACGAGACACTGAAGGGCTTGCTCTCCAGCATTGACATAGACGATGAGAGCTGA